In Athalia rosae chromosome 6, iyAthRosa1.1, whole genome shotgun sequence, one DNA window encodes the following:
- the LOC105687852 gene encoding organic cation transporter protein-like, which translates to MSFDNVIVAVGGFGRYQRRIYLLLCIPPMFAAFHSMSGVFLAAQPSFRCLSPGENPENATFDLPPNISAAAFPWDNDTESWSKCEMYDLDIQDQTEDVRPSLSPTGAPVVKCDSFLYDKSIFKNTITSEFNLICNRAWLRALADSLLVVGMMAGAMVFGGLADRYGRKPIICLCAVIQLTGALLASVAPEIFSFMIFRSIVTSTENGLLVITVVSALEMLVSEKRLLAGIGIQIFYSFGYISVALFAYFIRDWRFLQAALAVPSFGLLTYWWLIPESARWLFSNGRREEAKEILLKASSENGIKSSHNHLDDILNEICTINKPSESEKTSVVQLFKYPNLRRKTILLSINWFVITSAYYGLSWNSGNLGGDLYLNFALVALVELPGHMLPYFTMDRWGRKIMLCGCMFLAGVVLLLAQFVPSHMIWPKVLLTMLGKFAITAAYDVIIIFAAEQYPTVLRNTGVGACATYATIGAILAPYVNYSSVVWNSLPFVIFGTAAIMAGVLALRLPETLNQILPDTIEDGERFGSPNYSEQCAHYKTRSDETKSLQENEKI; encoded by the exons ATGTCTTTCGACAATGTGATCGTGGCCGTAGGAGGATTTGGGCGATATCAAAGAAGGATTTACCTCCTTTTATGCATACCTCCGATGTTTGCTGCCTTCCATTCAATGTCTGGAGTATTTTTGGCAGCCCAACCATCTTTCAGGTGCTTGAGTCCTGGGGAAAACCCCGAAAATGCCACGTTCGATTTACCACCAAACATTTCTGCTGCAGCCTTTCCGTGGGATAACGATACCGAAAGTTGGTCTAAGTGTGAAATGTATGATCTTGATATTCAGGATCAGACCGAGGATGTGCGTCCGTCATTATCCCCAACAGGGGCACCCGTTGTCAAATGTGATTCATTTCTGTACGATAAATCTATTTTTAAGAATACTATCACGTCGGAG TTCAATTTAATTTGCAATAGAGCATGGTTGAGAGCTTTGGCTGACTCACTTTTGGTGGTGGGAATGATGGCAGGAGCGATGGTTTTCGGCGGATTAGCTGACCGATATGGACGAAAGCCAATCATTTGCTTGTGTGCAGTGATTCAACTTACGGGAGCGTTACTAGCCTCTGTGGCtccagaaatattttcatttatgatCTTCAGGTCTATCGTGACATCAACTGAAAATGGCTTACTCGTCATAACCGTCGTTagcg CGCTCGAAATGCTGGTCTCAGAGAAAAGATTACTGGCTGGCATTGGCATTCAGATATTTTACTCCTTTGGATATATTTCGGTTGCTTTGTTTGCTTACTTTATCAGGGATTGGAGATTTCTGCAGGCCGCTCTCGCCGTTCCTAGCTTTGGACTGCTCACGTACTggtg GTTGATTCCTGAATCTGCTCGATGGCTTTTTTCCAATGGCCGCAGGGAAGAAGCAAAAGAAATACTCCTCAAAGCTTCTTcagaaaatggaataaaatcatCCCATAATCATCTGGACGATATCTTGAATGAGATTTGTACCATTAACAAGCCATCTGAATCGGAAAAGACGTCGGTAGTTCAACTTTTCAAGTATCCAAATCTGAGACGAAAGACCATTTTACTTTCCATTAATTG gTTCGTAATCACAAGTGCATATTACGGACTGTCTTGGAACTCGGGCAACCTGGGTGGAGACCTGTATCTAAATTTTGCGCTCGTAGCCCTCGTGGAATTGCCTGGCCACATGCTGCCATATTTTACGATGGATAGGTGGGGAAGAAAGATCATGTTATGCGGATGCATGTTTTTGGCCGGGGTGGTTTTACTTCTCGCGCAATTCGTTCCAAGTC ACATGATCTGGCCAAAGGTACTCTTGACAATGCTAGGCAAGTTTGCGATCACAGCGGCATACGATGTGATCATCATCTTTGCGGCAGAACAGTATCCAACTGTACTGAGGAATACCGGCGTCGGGGCTTGCGCTACATACGCGACGATAGGCGCAATCTTAGCTCCCTATGTTAACTATTcg TCTGTAGTTTGGAACTCACTGCCATTTGTTATCTTTGGTACCGCTGCAATAATGGCCGGTGTGCTGGCCCTTCGTTTACCAGAAACGTTGAACCAAATATTGCCGGACACGATAGAAGATGGAGAACGGTTCGGGAG cccAAACTACTCCGAACAGTGCGCGCATTACAAGACGAGGTCGGATGAGACGAAGAGCCTgcaggaaaatgaaaaaatttga
- the LOC105687864 gene encoding progestin and adipoQ receptor family member 3: protein MMKLLAGVEECDKHVKAVSCNGHVACGTARERPGAKVQQEAAQPLVSQTKDNEKSADSASIKDESTLQDEEKMRRLLPFAEAPEYLQFNPFILHGYRGFLTTKLCLESIFWWTNETINIWSHIFGWMLFLGLTLYDLCLLNIHAPFGDKVIVALLLVCFQACMILSSMYHTFSCRSEKDYWCFLSFDLFGIALSLLAIYMSGVYYAFWCHKELQQFYLITVLLIFVVAMLLQVPRFNVNGNVKLLVFVAWAAYGVLPTLHWSIAMGGMENPMVAMLLPRVLGMYAISGGAFFIYMSRIPERFFPGSVDYVGSSHQWWHALVVAALYYWHNTGMLYVEYRLNHGCPTNMRL from the exons ATGATGAAACTACTGGCAGGAGTAGAGGAATGTGACAAGCATGTAAAAGCGGTGAGTTGCAACGGTCATGTGGCCTGCGGTACAGCGCGGGAAAGACCTGGAGCCAAGGTTCAGCAGGAAGCCGCACAACCCCTCGTTTCTCAG ACGAAGGATAACGAAAAATCGGCCGATTCTGCATCGATCAAAGACGAATCGACACTccaagatgaagaaaaaatgcggAGGCTACTTCCGTTCGCTGAAGCACCTGAATATCTACAGTTCAATCCGTTTATCCTACACGGATATCGGGGGTTTTTGACCACCAAGTTATGCCTTGAAAG CATTTTTTGGTGGACGAATGAAACGATCAATATATGGAGCCACATATTTGGCTGGATGCTTTTCCTTGGATTAACGCTTTACGATTTATGTTTGCTCAATATCCACGCCCCTTTTGGCGATAAAGTTATTGTAGCTCTTCTGCTAGTCTGTtttcag GCATGCATGATCTTGTCTTCCATGTATCACACGTTTTCTTGTCGGAGTGAGAAAGATTACTGGTGTTTCCTCTCCTTCGATTTATTTGGAATCGCTTTGAGCTTGCTGGCAATTTACATGTCAGGAGTTTACTACGCCTTTTGGTGTCATAAG GAATTGCAGCAATTCTACCTCATTACTGTGCTGTTAATATTTGTAGTCGCTATGCTCCTTCAAGTCCCAAGATTCAACGTAAACGGGAACGTAAAGCTCTTAGTTTTCGTTGCCTGGGCAGCTTATGGGGTGTTACCGACTCTTCATTGGAGTATCGCTATGGGAGGGATGGAAAATCCCATGGTTGCGATGCTGCTTCCTAGAGTTTTAGGAATGTACGCCATAAGCGGCGGCGcctttttcatatacatgagCCGGATACCGGAGCGATTTTTCCCCG ggTCCGTGGACTACGTTGGTTCTTCTCATCAGTGGTGGCACGCATTGGTCGTTGCTGCTCTCTACTATTGGCACAATACAGGAATGCTTTACGTCGAATACAGACTGAATCATGGTTGTCCAACGAATATGCGTCTCTGA
- the LOC105687882 gene encoding ubiquitin-conjugating enzyme E2-17 kDa: MALKRINKELQDLGRDPPAQCSAGPVGDDLFHWQATIMGPPDSPYQGGVFFLTIHFPTDYPFKPPKVAFTTRIYHPNINSNGSICLDILRSQWSPALTISKVLLSICSLLCDPNPDDPLVPEIARIYKTDREKYNELAREWTRKYAM; the protein is encoded by the exons GAACTTCAGGATCTGGGAAGGGATCCACCTGCACAATGCTCCGCTGGCCCGGTAGGAGATGATT tgTTTCACTGGCAGGCCACTATAATGGGACCa CCTGACAGCCCGTACCAGGGAGGAGTATTTTTCTTAACAATTCACTTCCCAACAGACTATCCATTCAAACCTCCTAAG GTCGCTTTCACAACCAGAATCTATCACCCTAATATCAACAGTAATGGAAGTATTTGCTTGGATATATTGAGATCGCAGTGGTCGCCGGCGCTCACTATATCAAAGG TGCTGCTATCAATATGTTCTCTGTTGTGCGATCCAAATCCTGACGACCCTTTGGTGCCAGAGATAGCAAGGATATACAAAACCGACAGGGAGAAGTACAACGAATTGGCACGCGAATGGACGCGCAAGTATGCCATGTGA